From Polyodon spathula isolate WHYD16114869_AA chromosome 26, ASM1765450v1, whole genome shotgun sequence, one genomic window encodes:
- the LOC121301033 gene encoding thymic stromal cotransporter homolog isoform X2, producing the protein MGGFLTLVEPVVILNSIGSSFYDTALTLAIYSRCNETSGGQSDEAQTLSSDFFRVYSSVGSLVSLLSTVPLGRLADRRGQKVLLVVPQLGSILGKSFLLFLILYRLPLYVLYVGACLHGICGGSPAYWSGVDSLAAMRSGSRARSMRFNSVDFVSGVAGIIGSLISGYVYRIEVSDGQTGVLLIFVSLLVCGAGLFYSAFILNYPAIAEREEGNPDSSERGEMDRGAVALLFAAMILFVLGMSGAEKVICLFVLKPPLSWDSVWVGYGQAATNMMYLTSFAGVLLFSRWLSDPALILLGIVSNCTGMAIMAFAQHSWVYFTARGIMMFACIPMPTIRSQLSKLMDAQSYGHIFSWLQSSLAVTDVLSTFLFTGVYPLTLD; encoded by the exons ATGGGGGGGTTCCTGACCCTTGTGGAGCCTGTAGTGATTCTCAACAGCATCGGATCCTCCTTCTACGACACAGCCTTGACATTGGCGATCTACAGCCGCTGCAACGAGACTTCAGGCGGACAGAGTGACGAAGCCCAGACTCTTTCCTCTGACTTCTTCCGGGTGTACAGCAGTGTCGGCTCCCTGGTCTCCCTGCTGTCCACAGTGCCCCTGGGGAGGCTGGCAGACCGCAGAGGGCAGAAGGTCCTCCTGGTGGTTCCGCAGCTTGGATCCATCTTGGGCAAGTCCTTCCTGCTATTCCTCATTCTGTACCGGCTCCCTCTCTATGTGCTCTATGTGGGTGCCTGCCTGCATGGCATCTGTGGAGGATCTCCCGCCTACTGGAGCGGTGTGGACTCCCTGGCTGCCATGAGATCTGGTTCCCGGGCACGGAGTATGAGATTCAACTCTGTAGACTTTGTCTCGGGGGTAGCTGGCATAATTGGGAGTTTGATCTCTGGGTATGTCTACCGGATCGAAGTGAGCGATGGGCAAACTGGAGTCCTCTTGATCTTCGTCAGCCTGCTTGTGTGCGGGGCTGGTCTTTTCTACTCAGCCTTCATCCTAAATTACCCGGCCATTGcagagagggaggaagggaaTCCAGATTCCTCTGAACGAGGGGAGATGGATAGGGGAGCTGTAGCTCTCCTCTTTGCAGCTATGATTCTCTTTGTGTTGGGGATGTCCGGCGCTGAGAAGGTGATCTGTCTCTTTGTTCTCAAGCCTCCACTCAGCTGGGACTCTGTGTGGGTGGGTTATGGCCAGGCTGCCACCAACATGATGTACCTGACTAGCTTTGCTGGGGTGCTCCTGTTCTCTCGCTGGCTCAGTGATCCCGCGCTCATCCTACTTGGAATTGTCTCGAACTGTACTGGTATGGCCATCATGGCCTTTGCACAGCACAGCTGGGTCTACTTCACAG CTCGGGGGATCATGATGTTTGCCTGCATTCCTATGCCCACCATCCGCTCCCAGCTCTCTAAGCTAATGGATGCACAATCGTATG